Proteins encoded within one genomic window of Brassica rapa cultivar Chiifu-401-42 chromosome A09, CAAS_Brap_v3.01, whole genome shotgun sequence:
- the LOC103843743 gene encoding uncharacterized protein LOC103843743 codes for MGETKKKSRSITRQRAWSLVRMALLWGRKGGIFKKWHMFELRNLFSKHLKALAHHSNSFDNGRYLGEKQLSFDDTPVFNVKMHRPASMRFLLPCIAPSVDFDYDFELDGQDDTEYVKSYGYYNGSCNEKCDRASQDDHENEEEKGVDARADEFIANFYEQMKLQRQISCLKYKEHNEVV; via the coding sequence ATGGgggaaacaaaaaagaaaagcagATCAATCACAAGACAAAGAGCTTGGAGTCTTGTAAGAATGGCTCTTCTATGGGGAAGAAAAGGTGGCATCTTCAAGAAGTGGCACATGTTCGAGCTACGTAACTTGTTCTCCAAGCATCTCAAAGCCCTAGCTCATCATTCTAACAGCTTTGACAACGGCCGTTATCTCGGTGAGAAACAGCTCTCTTTCGACGACACCCCGGTTTTTAACGTGAAGATGCATCGTCCTGCTTCCATGAGGTTCCTCTTGCCTTGCATTGCTCCTTCCGTTGACTTTGATTACGACTTTGAATTGGACGGTCAAGATGATACCGAATATGTTAAATCATACGGCTACTACAATGGTTCGTGCAACGAGAAATGTGATCGTGCGTCTCAGGATGATCATGAAAACGAAGAGGAGAAAGGGGTGGATGCGAGAGCAGATGAGTTTATTGCTAATTTCTATGAACAGATGAAGTTGCAGAGGCAAATCTCTTGTTTGAAATACAAAGAACACAATGAAGTCGTATGA
- the LOC103843744 gene encoding phospholipase A1 PLIP2, chloroplastic produces MDSLCLNTSLHGVIPAIKAVGSGVSGCGGGVVEVRATAAAPSRKRGPFGFSFKLPLTPFWSRGGGIASRRRNGLALDDAVLVNSGDSRTPIAEEKSAAVEMETERRNGSWVLKLLDVQSMWRDGEVQEEEDDDEDEDDEEEEDGVQNDAVSPEDDGGCDVCYEENKFKLDKDSFSKLLKRVSLPESKLYAQMSYLGNLAYSISKIKPANLSKYYGLKFVTSSAEKTELALKAEDSDETKAKVDKEEEEVESNKGRKISASAAYEMVASAASYLHSRTNNILPFTSSSKTENSSSEVVPSCLTDSVTSVVAAQENVKQAVADDLKSTISSPCDWFICDDDQTQTRFVVIQGSESLASWQANLLFEPIEFEELGVIVHRGIYEAAKGMYEQMLPEVKAHLKAHKNRANFRFTGHSLGGSLSLLLNLMLLVRGEVPASSLLPVITFGAPFVLCGGDNLLKKLGLPKSHVQAVTMHRDIVPRAFSCNYPYHVAELLKAVNGNFRSHPCLNKQSVLYSPMGELLILQPDESFSPGHELLPPGNGLYLLEDAEEEERLRAAQTVFLNTPHPLDILGDRAAYGSSGTIQRDHDMNSYLKAVRSVIRKEVSQIRREKREHRRSLWWPILVARESSGSSGRQINGQDFSGMMKTGRKSLQRFSRLVASQHMPLIVVLLVPVKLMFLGAFNVFGFR; encoded by the exons atggaTAGTTTGTGTCTGAATACAAGCTTACACGGCGTAATTCCAGCGATCAAAGCGGTTGGAAGCGGCGTTAGCGGTTGCGGCGGCGGAGTTGTTGAAGTTAGAGCAACCGCAGCGGCGCCATCGCGAAAAAGAGGACCTTTCGGATTCTCTTTCAAGCTCCCATTGACGCCGTTTTGGTCTCGCGGCGGTGGAATTGCGTCCAGAAGACGAAATGGCTTGGCTTTAGACGACGCCGTTTTGGTGAATTCTGGCGATTCGAGAACGCCAATCGCCGAGGAGAAGTCGGCGGCGGTGGAAATGGAGACGGAGAGGAGAAATGGGAGCTGGGTTTTGAAGTTATTGGATGTGCAATCTATGTGGAGAGACGGAGAGGTACAAGAAGAAGAGGACgacgatgaagatgaagatgacgaAGAAGAGGAGGATGGGGTACAAAACGACGCCGTATCACCTGAAGATGATGGTGGATGCGATGTATGTTACgaagaaaacaaatttaagCTGGACAAAGACTCATTCTCTAAATTGCTGAAGAGGGTTTCATTACCCGAATCGAAACTCTATGCTCAAATGTCTTATCTGGGAAACTTGGCTTATTCCATTTCCAAAATAAAG CCTGCGAATCTCTCCAAGTATTACGGCCTAAAGTTCGTAACTTCATCAGCCGAGAAAACAGAGTTAGCCTTAAAAGCTGAAGATTCAGATGAGACCAAAGCAAAGGtggataaagaagaagaagaagttgaaagCAACAAAGGTCGAAAGATTAGTGCTTCCGCTGCGTATGAGATGGTTGCATCGGCTGCTTCTTACCTCCACTCTCGCACCAACAACATTCTTCCTTTCACTTCCTCCTCCAAAACCGAAAATTCATCATCAGAGGTTGTTCCTTCTTGTTTAACCGACTCTGTTACTTCCGTTGTTGCTGCCCAAGAAAATGTCAAACAAGCTGTTGCTGACGATCTGAAATCAACAATCTCATCTCCTTGCGATTGGTTTATATGCGATGATGATCAAACTCAAACCAGATTCGTTGTCATTCAA GGATCTGAATCTCTAGCTTCGTGGCAAGCGAACCTCCTCTTCGAGCCAATCGAATTCGAGGAGCTCGGTGTGATCGTCCACAGAGGAATATACGAAGCAGCTAAAGGAATGTACGAACAAATGCTACCTGAAGTCAAAGCCCACTTAAAAGCCCATAAAAACAGAGCTAACTTCCGTTTCACCGGACACTCACTAGGCGGAAGCTTATCCTTACTCCTAAACCTCATGCTACTCGTTCGAGGCGAAGTACCCGCTTCTTCTCTACTCCCTGTTATAACATTCGGCGCTCCGTTCGTACTATGCGGAGGAGATAATCTTCTCAAAAAGCTAGGCTTGCCTAAAAGCCATGTCCAAGCTGTAACAATGCACCGTGACATCGTCCCTAGAGCCTTCTCTTGTAACTACCCTTACCACGTGGCGGAGCTTCTCAAGGCTGTTAACGGCAACTTCCGTAGCCATCCTTGTCTCAACAAGCAGAGTGTGTTGTATTCTCCCATGGGAGAGCTTCTCATCCTTCAGCCTGATGAGTCCTTCTCTCCCGGACACGAGCTTCTTCCTCCGGGAAACGGTTTGTACCTTCTTGAAGATgcggaggaggaagagaggtTGAGAGCTGCGCAGACGGTGTTCTTGAACACGCCGCATCCGCTCGACATTCTCGGCGACAGGGCGGCGTACGGGTCGAGCGGGACCATACAGAGGGACCACGACATGAACTCTTATCTGAAGGCGGTTAGGAGTGTGATAAGGAAAGAAGTGAGTCAGATAAGGAGGGAGAAGAGGGAGCATCGAAGGAGTCTCTGGTGGCCTATACTGGTGGCTAGAGAAAGCAGCGGGAGTTCGGGGAGACAAATCAACGGTCAGGATTTCTCAGGGATGATGAAGACAGGGAGGAAGTCGTTGCAGAGGTTTAGCCGCCTTGTGGCGTCTCAGCATATGCCTTTGATCGTTGTTCTGTTGGTTCCGGTTAAGTTGATGTTCCTTGGAGCTTTCAACGTCTTTGGATTCCGTTGA
- the LOC103843745 gene encoding histone-lysine N-methyltransferase MEDEA-like isoform X3 translates to MDCLSKKYHSRPLYNRMEHNSHASSSHIRENHEGENLPPELNQIKEQIERERFLHIQKSFADRPSVVTHAAYHHSLASTRGAGVNNDGGDNNMLSLRIKTPLHIFKYNPPEEFTSPLPKKQVIKLPIVKQLPRAITWVFTDSNKLMAESDSVIGKKQIIYVKGQAEELSSNDEEDEEETEKEKLEFSKDADQFIWEVGQKHNLDDLVVQSALSKFFELDVSDILERYNDLKKLKINEGDTGEVSDVRIFTSSPETTERRFCRRCLRFDCRVHEEDQPEIYNKENQSNLFEKEDVRKQCSNHCYLKLKGVTEADHMVDNDNYVSNKKGKNVVSGTNTETGHCWTSVEMDLYLKGAKLFGKNSCLITRNALPGLKTCLEVYNYMHEQDQYKMLLEHEETSETDNQVNKETSRKKRRLVRKKVKLQKHIYPAAIKNTMNEIEKSYKQYTPCPCEPVCGDQCLCFRNGNCCEIYCGCPKTCNNRFGGCNCTKGQCINLKCPCFSNFRECNPDQCRSCSLSCGDGHGSLGETSKTSECKNMQLLLKKHKKILLGMSNVHGWGAFTRHSLKQNEFLGEYTGELVSVDEAEERERADHKLGYSYLFNLNDKFVIDSRRQGNKFRFLNHSSNPNCCAQVMIVKGDQRIGLFAGKAIREGEELFFEYKPGEADRSPSISSDSGSSKSENSSSST, encoded by the exons ATGGACTGTCTCAGCAAAAAGTATCATTCAAGACCACTTTACAACAGGATGGAACACAACAGTCATGCATCATCATCTCATATTCGG GAAAATCATGAAGGTGAGAATTTGCCTCCGGAACTGAATCAAATCAAGGAACAAATCGAAAGAGAAAGGTTTCTGCACATTCAG AAATCATTTGCGGATAGACCAAGTGTGGTTACTCATGCTGCATATCATCATTCTCTTGCCTCAACCCGGGGTGCTGGAGTAAATAATGATGGAGGGGACAACAATATGCTTTCTTTGAGAATAAAAACACCACttcatattttcaaatataatccTCCGGAAGAATTTACATCTCCACTTCCCAAGAAACAAGTTATCAAGCTTCCAATTGTTAAACAGCTACCACGAGCCATTACCTGGGTCTTCACGGATAG TAATAAGCTAATGGCTGAAAGTGATTCTGTGATCGGTAAGAAACAAATAATTTATGTCAAAGGCCAGGCAGAGGAATTGAGCAgcaacgacgaagaagatgaagaagaaaccGAGAAAGAAAAACTGGAATTTTCCAAAGATGCAGATCAGTTTATATG GGAGGTTGGGCAAAAACATAATTTAGATGACCTGGTGGTGCAAAGTGCTCTCTCCAAGTTCTTTGAATTAGATGTTTCAGATATCTTG GAGAGATACAATGATCTCAAGAAGCTTAAGATCAATGAAGGAGATACTGGTGAAGTTTCTGATGTACGCATATTTACTTCTTCTCCGGAGACTACTGAAAGGCGTTTTTGCCGTCGTTGCTTG AGATTCGATTGTCGTGTGCATGAAGAAGATCAGCCTGAGATTTACAAT AAAGAAAACCAATCTAATTTGTTTGAGAAGGAGGATGTTAGAAAACAATGCAGTAACCATTGCTACCTTAAG CTAAAGGGTGTCACAGAAGCTGATCATATGGTGGATAATGATAACTATGTATCAAACAAGAAAGGGAAGAATGTGGTCTCAGGTACAAACACGGAAACTGGACactgt TGGACGTCTGTAGAGATGGATCTTTACCTCAAAGGAGCTAAACTCTTTGGTAAAAACAG TTGTCTTATTACAAGAAACGCACTTCCCGGACTTAAGACGTGTTTAGAGGTTTACAATTACATGCATGAGCAAGATCAATATAAAATGTTACTAGAACATGAAGAAACTTCAGAAACAGACAATCag GTTAATAAAGAGACATCGCGAAAAAAACGTAGGCTGGTCCGGAAAAAAGTCAAACTCCAAAAGCATATTTATCCGGCTGCTATAAAAAATACAATGAACGAAATAGAGAAGTCATATAAGCAGTACACACCATGCCCTTGCGAGCCGGTATGTGGAGATCAATGCCTTTGTTTCCGTAATGGAAATTGCTGTGAGATATATTGCGG GTGTCCAAAGACATGCAACAATCGCTTTGGAGGATGTAACTGTACAAAGGGTCAATGTATAAACCTAAAATGTCCTTGCTTTTCCAATTTTCGTGAATGCAATCCAGATCAATGTCGGAGTTGTTCGCTTAG TTGTGGAGATGGCCATGGCTCTCTTGGTGAGACATCCAAGACAAGCGAATGCAAGAACATGCAACTCCTCCTTAAGAAACATAAAAAG ATTCTCCTTGGAATGTCTAATGTTCATGGATGGGGTGCATTTACACGG CACTCCCTTAAACAAAATGAGTTTCTCGGAGAATATACTGGAGAATTGGTCTCCGTCGATGAAGCAGAGGAACGTGAGAGAGCAGATCACAAGCTTGGTTATTCCTACCTCTTTAACTTGAATGATAAG tTCGTCATTGATTCTCGCCGACAAGGAAACAAGTTTAGATTTCTCAATCACTCATCAAATCCTAACTGCTGCGCCCAG GTGATGATTGTTAAAGGAGATCAGAGGATTGGATTATTTGCGGGTAAAGCTATCAGAGAAGGTGAGGAGCTGTTCTTCGAATATAAACCAGGAGAAGCGGATAGGTCTCCTAGCATATCTAGCGACAGTGGTAGCTCGAAGTCAGAGAACAGCAGTTCATCTACTTAG
- the LOC103843745 gene encoding histone-lysine N-methyltransferase MEDEA-like isoform X1 — protein sequence MDCLSKKYHSRPLYNRMEHNSHASSSHIRENHEGENLPPELNQIKEQIERERFLHIQKSFADRPSVVTHAAYHHSLASTRGAGVNNDGGDNNMLSLRIKTPLHIFKYNPPEEFTSPLPKKQVIKLPIVKQLPRAITWVFTDSNKLMAESDSVIGKKQIIYVKGQAEELSSNDEEDEEETEKEKLEFSKDADQFIWEVGQKHNLDDLVVQSALSKFFELDVSDILERYNDLKKLKINEGDTGEVSDVRIFTSSPETTERRFCRRCLRFDCRVHEEDQPEIYNKENQSNLFEKEDVRKQCSNHCYLKLKGVTEADHMVDNDNYVSNKKGKNVVSEMSQAYNEWTSVEMDLYLKGAKLFGKNSCLITRNALPGLKTCLEVYNYMHEQDQYKMLLEHEETSETDNQVNKETSRKKRRLVRKKVKLQKHIYPAAIKNTMNEIEKSYKQYTPCPCEPVCGDQCLCFRNGNCCEIYCGCPKTCNNRFGGCNCTKGQCINLKCPCFSNFRECNPDQCRSCSLSCGDGHGSLGETSKTSECKNMQLLLKKHKKILLGMSNVHGWGAFTRHSLKQNEFLGEYTGELVSVDEAEERERADHKLGYSYLFNLNDKFVIDSRRQGNKFRFLNHSSNPNCCAQVMIVKGDQRIGLFAGKAIREGEELFFEYKPGEADRSPSISSDSGSSKSENSSSST from the exons ATGGACTGTCTCAGCAAAAAGTATCATTCAAGACCACTTTACAACAGGATGGAACACAACAGTCATGCATCATCATCTCATATTCGG GAAAATCATGAAGGTGAGAATTTGCCTCCGGAACTGAATCAAATCAAGGAACAAATCGAAAGAGAAAGGTTTCTGCACATTCAG AAATCATTTGCGGATAGACCAAGTGTGGTTACTCATGCTGCATATCATCATTCTCTTGCCTCAACCCGGGGTGCTGGAGTAAATAATGATGGAGGGGACAACAATATGCTTTCTTTGAGAATAAAAACACCACttcatattttcaaatataatccTCCGGAAGAATTTACATCTCCACTTCCCAAGAAACAAGTTATCAAGCTTCCAATTGTTAAACAGCTACCACGAGCCATTACCTGGGTCTTCACGGATAG TAATAAGCTAATGGCTGAAAGTGATTCTGTGATCGGTAAGAAACAAATAATTTATGTCAAAGGCCAGGCAGAGGAATTGAGCAgcaacgacgaagaagatgaagaagaaaccGAGAAAGAAAAACTGGAATTTTCCAAAGATGCAGATCAGTTTATATG GGAGGTTGGGCAAAAACATAATTTAGATGACCTGGTGGTGCAAAGTGCTCTCTCCAAGTTCTTTGAATTAGATGTTTCAGATATCTTG GAGAGATACAATGATCTCAAGAAGCTTAAGATCAATGAAGGAGATACTGGTGAAGTTTCTGATGTACGCATATTTACTTCTTCTCCGGAGACTACTGAAAGGCGTTTTTGCCGTCGTTGCTTG AGATTCGATTGTCGTGTGCATGAAGAAGATCAGCCTGAGATTTACAAT AAAGAAAACCAATCTAATTTGTTTGAGAAGGAGGATGTTAGAAAACAATGCAGTAACCATTGCTACCTTAAG CTAAAGGGTGTCACAGAAGCTGATCATATGGTGGATAATGATAACTATGTATCAAACAAGAAAGGGAAGAATGTGGTCTCAG AGATGTCTCAAGCATACAATGAGTGGACGTCTGTAGAGATGGATCTTTACCTCAAAGGAGCTAAACTCTTTGGTAAAAACAG TTGTCTTATTACAAGAAACGCACTTCCCGGACTTAAGACGTGTTTAGAGGTTTACAATTACATGCATGAGCAAGATCAATATAAAATGTTACTAGAACATGAAGAAACTTCAGAAACAGACAATCag GTTAATAAAGAGACATCGCGAAAAAAACGTAGGCTGGTCCGGAAAAAAGTCAAACTCCAAAAGCATATTTATCCGGCTGCTATAAAAAATACAATGAACGAAATAGAGAAGTCATATAAGCAGTACACACCATGCCCTTGCGAGCCGGTATGTGGAGATCAATGCCTTTGTTTCCGTAATGGAAATTGCTGTGAGATATATTGCGG GTGTCCAAAGACATGCAACAATCGCTTTGGAGGATGTAACTGTACAAAGGGTCAATGTATAAACCTAAAATGTCCTTGCTTTTCCAATTTTCGTGAATGCAATCCAGATCAATGTCGGAGTTGTTCGCTTAG TTGTGGAGATGGCCATGGCTCTCTTGGTGAGACATCCAAGACAAGCGAATGCAAGAACATGCAACTCCTCCTTAAGAAACATAAAAAG ATTCTCCTTGGAATGTCTAATGTTCATGGATGGGGTGCATTTACACGG CACTCCCTTAAACAAAATGAGTTTCTCGGAGAATATACTGGAGAATTGGTCTCCGTCGATGAAGCAGAGGAACGTGAGAGAGCAGATCACAAGCTTGGTTATTCCTACCTCTTTAACTTGAATGATAAG tTCGTCATTGATTCTCGCCGACAAGGAAACAAGTTTAGATTTCTCAATCACTCATCAAATCCTAACTGCTGCGCCCAG GTGATGATTGTTAAAGGAGATCAGAGGATTGGATTATTTGCGGGTAAAGCTATCAGAGAAGGTGAGGAGCTGTTCTTCGAATATAAACCAGGAGAAGCGGATAGGTCTCCTAGCATATCTAGCGACAGTGGTAGCTCGAAGTCAGAGAACAGCAGTTCATCTACTTAG
- the LOC103843745 gene encoding histone-lysine N-methyltransferase MEDEA-like isoform X2: protein MERENHEGENLPPELNQIKEQIERERFLHIQKSFADRPSVVTHAAYHHSLASTRGAGVNNDGGDNNMLSLRIKTPLHIFKYNPPEEFTSPLPKKQVIKLPIVKQLPRAITWVFTDSNKLMAESDSVIGKKQIIYVKGQAEELSSNDEEDEEETEKEKLEFSKDADQFIWEVGQKHNLDDLVVQSALSKFFELDVSDILERYNDLKKLKINEGDTGEVSDVRIFTSSPETTERRFCRRCLRFDCRVHEEDQPEIYNKENQSNLFEKEDVRKQCSNHCYLKLKGVTEADHMVDNDNYVSNKKGKNVVSEMSQAYNEWTSVEMDLYLKGAKLFGKNSCLITRNALPGLKTCLEVYNYMHEQDQYKMLLEHEETSETDNQVNKETSRKKRRLVRKKVKLQKHIYPAAIKNTMNEIEKSYKQYTPCPCEPVCGDQCLCFRNGNCCEIYCGCPKTCNNRFGGCNCTKGQCINLKCPCFSNFRECNPDQCRSCSLSCGDGHGSLGETSKTSECKNMQLLLKKHKKILLGMSNVHGWGAFTRHSLKQNEFLGEYTGELVSVDEAEERERADHKLGYSYLFNLNDKFVIDSRRQGNKFRFLNHSSNPNCCAQVMIVKGDQRIGLFAGKAIREGEELFFEYKPGEADRSPSISSDSGSSKSENSSSST, encoded by the exons ATGGAGAGG GAAAATCATGAAGGTGAGAATTTGCCTCCGGAACTGAATCAAATCAAGGAACAAATCGAAAGAGAAAGGTTTCTGCACATTCAG AAATCATTTGCGGATAGACCAAGTGTGGTTACTCATGCTGCATATCATCATTCTCTTGCCTCAACCCGGGGTGCTGGAGTAAATAATGATGGAGGGGACAACAATATGCTTTCTTTGAGAATAAAAACACCACttcatattttcaaatataatccTCCGGAAGAATTTACATCTCCACTTCCCAAGAAACAAGTTATCAAGCTTCCAATTGTTAAACAGCTACCACGAGCCATTACCTGGGTCTTCACGGATAG TAATAAGCTAATGGCTGAAAGTGATTCTGTGATCGGTAAGAAACAAATAATTTATGTCAAAGGCCAGGCAGAGGAATTGAGCAgcaacgacgaagaagatgaagaagaaaccGAGAAAGAAAAACTGGAATTTTCCAAAGATGCAGATCAGTTTATATG GGAGGTTGGGCAAAAACATAATTTAGATGACCTGGTGGTGCAAAGTGCTCTCTCCAAGTTCTTTGAATTAGATGTTTCAGATATCTTG GAGAGATACAATGATCTCAAGAAGCTTAAGATCAATGAAGGAGATACTGGTGAAGTTTCTGATGTACGCATATTTACTTCTTCTCCGGAGACTACTGAAAGGCGTTTTTGCCGTCGTTGCTTG AGATTCGATTGTCGTGTGCATGAAGAAGATCAGCCTGAGATTTACAAT AAAGAAAACCAATCTAATTTGTTTGAGAAGGAGGATGTTAGAAAACAATGCAGTAACCATTGCTACCTTAAG CTAAAGGGTGTCACAGAAGCTGATCATATGGTGGATAATGATAACTATGTATCAAACAAGAAAGGGAAGAATGTGGTCTCAG AGATGTCTCAAGCATACAATGAGTGGACGTCTGTAGAGATGGATCTTTACCTCAAAGGAGCTAAACTCTTTGGTAAAAACAG TTGTCTTATTACAAGAAACGCACTTCCCGGACTTAAGACGTGTTTAGAGGTTTACAATTACATGCATGAGCAAGATCAATATAAAATGTTACTAGAACATGAAGAAACTTCAGAAACAGACAATCag GTTAATAAAGAGACATCGCGAAAAAAACGTAGGCTGGTCCGGAAAAAAGTCAAACTCCAAAAGCATATTTATCCGGCTGCTATAAAAAATACAATGAACGAAATAGAGAAGTCATATAAGCAGTACACACCATGCCCTTGCGAGCCGGTATGTGGAGATCAATGCCTTTGTTTCCGTAATGGAAATTGCTGTGAGATATATTGCGG GTGTCCAAAGACATGCAACAATCGCTTTGGAGGATGTAACTGTACAAAGGGTCAATGTATAAACCTAAAATGTCCTTGCTTTTCCAATTTTCGTGAATGCAATCCAGATCAATGTCGGAGTTGTTCGCTTAG TTGTGGAGATGGCCATGGCTCTCTTGGTGAGACATCCAAGACAAGCGAATGCAAGAACATGCAACTCCTCCTTAAGAAACATAAAAAG ATTCTCCTTGGAATGTCTAATGTTCATGGATGGGGTGCATTTACACGG CACTCCCTTAAACAAAATGAGTTTCTCGGAGAATATACTGGAGAATTGGTCTCCGTCGATGAAGCAGAGGAACGTGAGAGAGCAGATCACAAGCTTGGTTATTCCTACCTCTTTAACTTGAATGATAAG tTCGTCATTGATTCTCGCCGACAAGGAAACAAGTTTAGATTTCTCAATCACTCATCAAATCCTAACTGCTGCGCCCAG GTGATGATTGTTAAAGGAGATCAGAGGATTGGATTATTTGCGGGTAAAGCTATCAGAGAAGGTGAGGAGCTGTTCTTCGAATATAAACCAGGAGAAGCGGATAGGTCTCCTAGCATATCTAGCGACAGTGGTAGCTCGAAGTCAGAGAACAGCAGTTCATCTACTTAG